DNA sequence from the Sphingomonas bisphenolicum genome:
CGCCTGGCCGCGCGAAGAACGAGAGATAGATGCTAAAATCATTGATGAATTAGCAACTAAATTACAACAATAGGGGTTGACCCGTCATTTTATGTCCACTAGAGGCAGCCTCCTTGCCATCGCAGGCGTGCTGTCGCAAAGGACGTCGCCCTGCACCCAGAACAGAAGGATTTTATCGTGGCCGAAAAGAGCGGCGCGGACATATTGGTCGAATGCCTGATCGATCTCGGTGTCGAGGTCGTGTTCGGCTATCCCGGCGGCGCGGTGCTGCCGATTTATGACGCGCTCTACAATCATCCCACGATCAAGCATGTGCTGGTCCGCCACGAACAGGGCGCGACCCACATGGCGGAGGGCTATGCCCGGTCAACCGGCAAGCCCGGCGTCGTGCTGGTCACATCCGGCCCCGGCGCGACCAATGCCGTCACCGGCATTACCGACGCGCTGATGGATTCGATCCCCATGGTCGTCATCACCGGCCAGGTGCCAACGCAACTGATCGGCACCGACGCCTTCCAGGAAGCCGACACGATCGGCATCACGCGCCACTGTTCGAAGCACAACTATCTGGTCAAGTCGCCGGCCAAGCTGGCCGAGGTCGTGCATGAGGCGTTTCATATCGCCACCACCGGCCGCCCCGGCCCGGTCGTCGTGGATATCCCCAAGAACGTCCAGATCGCGACCGCGCCCTATGCGAAGCCGGAACTGAAGGTCCATGCCAGCTACCATCCGCAGACAAAGGCGGATGCGGCGGGCATCGACGCGGCGGTCGAAATGCTGGCGGCGGCGGAACGGCCGATCCTCTATACCGGCGGCGGCGTCATCAATGCCGGGCCGCAGGCGAGCGCCTTGCTGCGCGAACTGGCGGCGCTGACGGGCGCGCCCGTCACCTCGACCCTGATGGGTCTGGGCGCTTATCCCGCGTCCGGGGACGCATGGCTGGGGATGCTGGGGATGCACGGCACCTATGAAGCCAATTGGGCGATGAATCAGGCGGACCTGATCCTGTGCATCGGCGCGCGCTTCGACGATCGCGTGACGGGCCGACTGGATGCCTTTGCGCCCAACAGCCGCAAGGTCCATATCGACATCGACCGCAGCTCGATCAACAAGATCGTCGATGTCGATGTCGCCATCGTCGCCGACGTCGCCAGCGCGCTGGACGACATGATCGCGCTGTGGAAGCAGCGCGGGCACCAGAAGGCGGACCTGACGCAATGGTGGGCGCGGATCGACGGCTGGCGCGCGAAGCGCAGCCTGGACTATGCCGAAAACGGCGTCGAGATCATGCCCCAGCGCGCGATCGCCGACCTGTACAAGGCGACCCAGGCGACCGGCAAGGACGTCATCATCACCACCGAAGTC
Encoded proteins:
- a CDS encoding acetolactate synthase 3 large subunit, encoding MAEKSGADILVECLIDLGVEVVFGYPGGAVLPIYDALYNHPTIKHVLVRHEQGATHMAEGYARSTGKPGVVLVTSGPGATNAVTGITDALMDSIPMVVITGQVPTQLIGTDAFQEADTIGITRHCSKHNYLVKSPAKLAEVVHEAFHIATTGRPGPVVVDIPKNVQIATAPYAKPELKVHASYHPQTKADAAGIDAAVEMLAAAERPILYTGGGVINAGPQASALLRELAALTGAPVTSTLMGLGAYPASGDAWLGMLGMHGTYEANWAMNQADLILCIGARFDDRVTGRLDAFAPNSRKVHIDIDRSSINKIVDVDVAIVADVASALDDMIALWKQRGHQKADLTQWWARIDGWRAKRSLDYAENGVEIMPQRAIADLYKATQATGKDVIITTEVGQHQMWAAQHFGFEAPNKWLTSGGLGTMGYGFPAAIGAQMGNADSLCICIAGDASVQMNIQELGTASQYRLPVKLFILNNEYMGMVRQWQELTYESRYSNSYSDSLPDFVKLGEAYGWTGIRIEGPQELEAGIRQMLETDGPVIVDCRVAKMSNCFPMIPSGAAHTDMLLDPSQVEGVMSDEAKALV